The window TTCAGCAATGTCACGGCGACTAATAGGAAGTTAAATAATGACAAATAATAAAAAGAGAATCGTAATCATTGGCGCAACTTCGGCCATTGCCGAGCATTGCGCACGTTTTTGGGTCGATGATGCGGCGGTTGACATGACGCTAGTTGGTCGCGATATTAGCAAAATTGAGCGGGTGGCTCAAGATTTGCGAGTGCGTAGCCCTCAGTCTGTCATTCATGTGCTTGAATCTAAATTTACTGATTCAATAGCCATTCGCCAACTAGTCGATAGAGTCATTGCTGGAGGAATAGTCAATATTGTATTGATTGCCCACGGTACATTGCCCGATCAAATTGAGTGTCAGACAGATTTAAGTGCAAACCAAGAAGCATTGATAGTTAATGGGATTTCTCCCATGCTTTTTGCAGAGGCCTTTGTTGGGCATATGCAAAAAGCGAACTCAGGAACATTAGCGATTATTGGTTCGGTAGCTGGAGACAGAGGGCGCCGGTCTAATTATGTATATGGTGCTGCGAAGGGATTGGTCACACGATATGCTCAGGGGCTTCAACATCGCCTAGCAAGTACAGACGTCAAAATAGTGTTGATTAAGCCTGGGCCGACAGATACTCCAATGACCATGCATTTGAAGCAGCAAGGCAGTCATCTCGCTAATGTAGAAGACGTTTCACGGTTAATCGTTAAGGCAATTAATCAAGGTAAATCGGTAGTTTATGCGCCGACTAAATGGACATTAATTATGATGGTTGTTCGCCATTTACCAAAATTTATATTTGATAAATTAGATATATAAAATGCCATCATATGCACAAAGAACATTAATAAATGCCCTCAACTTGGTAAAACCAAGCCAATTTATTGATTATACCTTAAAAATATTTTTACTTTTTACTGTCGTTTGCGTATTTGTTCCATTTTATCCTGCAATGCCATCGGCCGGCTTGGATAGCTCTTGGGGGCTCGGAATGAATCAGGCGGTGGCGCAAGGTTTTTCAATCGGCAAGGAACTAATCTTTACTTTTGGTCCTTACGCATCAATTTACACTACAATTTATCACCCATCAACGGATTTTATGATGATTGGAGGTGGCTTGTATTTGGCCATTTCATATTGGGCGAGCATTGTTGTTTTAATGAGAGGCATTGCATTGCATTGGGCTGTATTTTGTTACGCAATTCTAGTTACTATATTGGTGACTAGTAGTGGACGAGACGCATTGTTTTTTTCTTACCCACTTCTTGTGGCATTGAGCAGTTTCAAAATCATACATGCAGAAAACCGTGCGTCTGTTGTAAGTAAATTTGATTTACTTATTCTTGTACTGCTGTTTTCTCCATTTGGTTTGCTACCCTTAATAAAAGGCTCCATCGGAGTTTTATGTTGCCTAATTACTATACTTTGCTTTCTATTTTTTATTCATAATAAGAGAAAATATATTGCAATTGCTTGTTTGATTTCACCGTTGGTCACGATGATTCTGTTTTGGGCTGCATCGGGTCAATCTCTTGTGAACTTGCCAAATTATTATCTCAATCTTCTGCCTATAATCTCTGGCTACACAGATGCTATGGCGATTAATGGCTTCATCCATGAAGTACTTTTATATATAGCGGTGTCGCTTTTGTTGCTGTTAGTCATAATTAATGAAAGAAAAGTAAGTGGCATTCCAAAAGTATTTTTGTTTCTTACTTTTTCTATTTGTTTATTTTTATCTTTTAAAGCAGGTTTTGTTCGACATGATGGTCATGCAATCATTGCTTCTGACTCATTATTTCAGTTTTCGGTTTTGCTACTTTTATTTGCAAAGAGTGAAAGATGGAGCGTAAAAAGAGTATTTGTTATTGTGATTATAAGCAGTATTTTTTTTGTAGGTACAACTATAACCTATAGCAAAATTAGCAGAATAAGTATTATCAAAAATAAATTAACAGGAAATGGAATTAATGTTAGTTCTCTTCGAGGGGTTAATTTTTATGAAAAAGCTATCAAAATCTATAAGGTTCTTGGGGTAAAAGATATTTTTGAGATATTGAATATTACTACGATGATTGAATTACCTTATTCAAGGGCATTGCAAGGAGTTAAAAAAAGAATTGAAAATAGAAATTGGCCAGAATTTGAGTTCGATGCCGCATTAAGCACCATTAGAAAAAGTGCAAATTTCCCTATACTACAAGGTACCACTGATATCTATTCTTACAATCAAACATATTTAATTGCTTCAGGTAACACTTGGAATCCTCGACCAACATTTCAGAGTTATTCCGCATATACGCCAGCCTTAATCGAGACAAATAGAAAACACCTACTAGGGGTGCATGCACCGGATAATGTTATTTTTAGCGTCGAGCCAATCGACGTAAGAATGCCCTCACTTGAAGACGGTTCAAGCTGGCCGATACTATTGCAAAACTATAAGCCAAGTATGATGAAAAGTAATTTTCTATTTCTTGTTAAAAATAAAAATCCTAACGAAAATCGTGAACCTCTGCTAATTAGTAGCAAAACCCATTTATTTGGAGAGGTAGTTAAGATACCTAATGCTGGAAAAATAATATTTGCAGAAATTAAGATTAAACCAACTTTTTTTGGTAGGATTGCCAATATTTTCTTTAAATCTTCAGAGCTTCGAATAACTCTTGAGTTGAAAAATGGGATGCAGAAACAATATCGGATTATTGCCGAGATGACGAAATCAGGTTTGATCATATCACCACTGATTGAAAGCACTACTGAGTTTGGATTGCTGTATGGAAACCCAAGTTACTTGACCGATAAAATAGTTAAATCTTTTTCAATAGCTCCAATAGGCGGTATAAGCAGTTTATGGCGTAATGAATATGATGTTACATTTAAAGTAATTAATTCTCCGCCACCGGTAGATATATCGCAGCTTTACATTTTTGATGGGATTGCTGATCTTACGAGTTACCGAATTACCAAAGCAGAAAGGTGCGATGGAAATATTGATGTGATTAATGGCTTCTCAGCTATTCCAGAGCGGCTTTCGACTTCTCGCTTGCTGAGTGTTAATGGATGGCTAACTACTTCAGTAGATAATGCGACTTTACCAGAGGAGGT is drawn from Methylotenera versatilis 301 and contains these coding sequences:
- a CDS encoding SDR family NAD(P)-dependent oxidoreductase → MTNNKKRIVIIGATSAIAEHCARFWVDDAAVDMTLVGRDISKIERVAQDLRVRSPQSVIHVLESKFTDSIAIRQLVDRVIAGGIVNIVLIAHGTLPDQIECQTDLSANQEALIVNGISPMLFAEAFVGHMQKANSGTLAIIGSVAGDRGRRSNYVYGAAKGLVTRYAQGLQHRLASTDVKIVLIKPGPTDTPMTMHLKQQGSHLANVEDVSRLIVKAINQGKSVVYAPTKWTLIMMVVRHLPKFIFDKLDI